TGTACCACTTGAGGACCTTTACCGGCACCTTTTCATCGTTGGTCAGGGTGACACGTACGGTCACATCTTCGTTGGCAGTGTAGTTTTGCTTGCTCATTTCGAGGCTGGCACGGATCCCATCCGCCAGCGCTGAAGTGGAAAACAGCATTCCTCCCAGCAGGGCGCCGGTGAGCACAGTAGAGTGTTTCATGTTTGCGAGTCCTTTAGCTTGTTATCAGGTTTGTAACTTTGATTGTTATATATGTTATAAAAATGTAGCAATCGCAGTGTAAGACTTTTGTCTTTGAGGATGCAACAGGTATTTTTGTCTTTTTGCCTGCTAGTGGCGTAATTCGCTGTCAAAGCGTTGTTTTTATGGGTTGTCATTCTGTAATGACTGCATCAAAACTGACAGTAACCGGGGTGAAATGAGATTTCCCCCGCCGCAGTTCGGCTGGGATGGGACTGAGATAAAGGCGGCGCTGAAAAAGAAAAAAGCCCGCAAAAGCGGGCTTTTCAGGCGTTACTCGTTAGAGACGATAGCTCATGCTCAACATGACCAGGTGGGCATTGTAGTCATGATTCATGGGGCCAAAACTTACCAGATTCCAGATGCCATCCACGGCAATATCCCGGGCTTCATCATTATCACGGTAATTTTCCATGCGGTAGTCGAGGCGCACGGCCATGCGCTCACTTGCCTGGAACTGGGCGTACAGGTTCAGATTGTGCACCTTGGCAAAATAGTCGCCGTAATCGCCGGTTATTCCCTGACGTACCTGAGTTGAACTCTCTGAATCCGAGAAGCTGTAATCGGCGCCGAGTTTCAGCCTGCCATCCATCAATTGGTTGTAGGCCAGACCCAGACCATATACATCCACCTTGTCTTCGATGTCGGAGAACCAGTTGGCAGTGGCAAAGTTACTGCTGCCTGCCTGGGCCGAATCTATGGTTTGATGGGTGTAAAAGCCGCTCAGCAACAGGCGCTCGGTGAGCTGCCAACTGAGGCTGGCATCGTAGCCCAGATCTTTGGACTCGGTCAGGCCTATCTCGGTGGCATCGTAATCATCGAGGGCATAGCGTATCCCTACATCGATACTCAGGGTATCCAGCGGGGTATGGGACACGCGCATTTCGGCCTGGGTGCGATTGCGATCGGCCAGATAGTACTTGCGCAGCAGGGCATTGTTTTCAGATGAGGTCCATTCATTCGCCTGATATTCACTGCCGCCGCGGCTGCCGTAGCTGCCTTTCAGCGAGATATCCCAGTGCTCGAAGTTGCCAAGGCGCAGCCTTGCCCAGCCAGTGGTATCTTCGGTGGTTTCCCTGTCCTGATAGTTGCGCTCATCGACCCTGTAATCCACTCCGCCATCCAGTTTGATGCCGCGGCTGATGCGGTAGTCGGCACCCGCCTTGAGTCTGTGGCTGGTATGGTCGTAAGGGGTGTTGTAAGCCACCTTGCCGGACACATTGTTAATGCTGATTTGGGTCCACTCTTCGACTTGGGTCTTGTTGTCACGGTCGTTGTAATCGTAACTGCCGGACAGGCGCAGATCCTTGTTGACCCGGCTGGAGGCTTTGAGGCTCATGCCGATGATATCGACTTTGGCATCGAGGGCTTCTACCGGCAGGGCATAACCGTAACCTGTAGTGACCAAAGGCTCATCCTGGCTCATCTGGCCTGCCATCATGCGGCCGGTGAGCTGGCTCCTGCCATCGTTGTAAAGTCCCAGCAGGGATACGGTATGGGCCTGGTTGTCAGGGTCCAGTGCCATGGCACCACTTCTGGCCGCACCAAAGGTGGGATGGAAGGGGTTATCAAAACTCAGCTCACTGTAACCATTGGAGAAACGGCTGCCGTTGTATACCAGTGCCAGGAAGCCATTGTCGCCCTTGAGCTTAACACCGGCTTCCACTGTGTCTGTGGTGTAATCCACAGGCTCGGGCAGCATGATGGACTGGTTGAAGAAACTGCCGGAGGCGGTTTTCAAACCGGTTTTTTCTTCCCGTTGATAATGCACATAGGTGGCAAAGGCTGACTCGCTCTCATAGGCAAAGCCCAGGCCCGCCCGCTCGCGCTTGAGGGACATCTCAAAGGGGCTGGCCGAGGCAAGGCCGCTCATTCCGTCACTGGAGCCTGAGTACACCCAGTCACCGGGCAGAGTGAGATTAGCTGAGCCTATGCCCTCAAATGGGCTGACCAGGGTATCAGACTCGTAGGTTTTGATGCTGCGATAGTCCAGACTCACGTTGTAACTGCCGGGGCGACCGGTTTTCAGGCTGGCGTTGCCGTTGTCCATGCCAAGGTTCTCGGCATTGAATTCGGTACGATAGCCTGA
The window above is part of the Shewanella litorisediminis genome. Proteins encoded here:
- a CDS encoding MtrB/PioB family decaheme-associated outer membrane protein, whose translation is MRFQLNMITLALLAASAPALAGGYSLHNANTEKVKFDAWTCKGCALETGTQGTVGVGVGYQDTDDVRSANSFGSDEEVPYKLDADVRHVTESGYRTEFNAENLGMDNGNASLKTGRPGSYNVSLDYRSIKTYESDTLVSPFEGIGSANLTLPGDWVYSGSSDGMSGLASASPFEMSLKRERAGLGFAYESESAFATYVHYQREEKTGLKTASGSFFNQSIMLPEPVDYTTDTVEAGVKLKGDNGFLALVYNGSRFSNGYSELSFDNPFHPTFGAARSGAMALDPDNQAHTVSLLGLYNDGRSQLTGRMMAGQMSQDEPLVTTGYGYALPVEALDAKVDIIGMSLKASSRVNKDLRLSGSYDYNDRDNKTQVEEWTQISINNVSGKVAYNTPYDHTSHRLKAGADYRISRGIKLDGGVDYRVDERNYQDRETTEDTTGWARLRLGNFEHWDISLKGSYGSRGGSEYQANEWTSSENNALLRKYYLADRNRTQAEMRVSHTPLDTLSIDVGIRYALDDYDATEIGLTESKDLGYDASLSWQLTERLLLSGFYTHQTIDSAQAGSSNFATANWFSDIEDKVDVYGLGLAYNQLMDGRLKLGADYSFSDSESSTQVRQGITGDYGDYFAKVHNLNLYAQFQASERMAVRLDYRMENYRDNDEARDIAVDGIWNLVSFGPMNHDYNAHLVMLSMSYRL